Proteins from one Bacteroidales bacterium genomic window:
- a CDS encoding discoidin domain-containing protein codes for MKNFSLTKTFGVEIKKHLAYNAKIKYIQPYSEQYTGGGDSCLVDGANGGMLYNSGYWQGYNGNDMEVVIDMRKAVAVNKVSISFLQMYNDWIFLPMQVEVSVSTDNITFNNFKTFNFTATQLDDEACIGESKIDLNATAVRYIKIKAKNRGLCPDNHPGAGQKAWLFCDEVVVE; via the coding sequence ATGAAAAACTTTTCTTTAACCAAAACCTTTGGTGTAGAAATAAAAAAACATCTGGCATATAATGCGAAAATAAAATATATACAACCATACAGCGAACAATACACGGGCGGTGGCGATTCATGTCTTGTTGATGGCGCGAATGGCGGCATGCTTTATAACTCGGGATACTGGCAGGGCTATAATGGCAACGATATGGAAGTAGTTATCGATATGAGAAAAGCTGTTGCAGTGAACAAAGTAAGTATTTCATTTTTGCAAATGTACAACGACTGGATATTTTTACCCATGCAGGTTGAAGTTTCTGTTTCTACAGATAATATCACGTTTAATAATTTTAAAACTTTTAATTTCACAGCAACACAATTAGATGATGAAGCTTGTATTGGTGAAAGCAAAATTGATTTGAATGCAACAGCAGTTCGTTATATAAAAATAAAAGCAAAGAACAGGGGACTGTGCCCCGATAACCATCCCGGTGCAGGCCAGAAAGCATGGCTGTTTTGCGATGAAGT